The following are encoded in a window of Pecten maximus chromosome 17, xPecMax1.1, whole genome shotgun sequence genomic DNA:
- the LOC117315442 gene encoding zinc finger protein 708-like yields MRTRKSPAISGTTRPIKKQQWNSYEITHLRRAVTFIPEDHPEFWDLVQQMVRTKTKEECWKQNQADLASGESTYPREAFIEVTGQKEINIEVTDQRETSIEDTAPREIKIEVTDPHEASIEVTDPNEASIGVTDRRKRSIGITDPMEIKIEVTDPRETSINVTDPREANKGEVTDQKEINIEVTDQRETSIGEVTDPREINIEVTDPREPSIGEVTDPGEASIVEDTDATEASIGEFSENQDASHLATLDTRFKSSAKISYEQLEEKSIFEDKTSKCDVGEKERYNAEKQKRSSRNKRDGENYYQCDVCGKSFNIKSLFLRHSLLHKKAKPFKCDVCGKGFSDMASVKRHLLDHKGERPYKCDICGKSFSDKSYVRRHPCVPTGEKPYKCDVCGKGFNGKCNLKTHVRIHTGERPYKCDICGKRFSYKSSVKRHLSVHTGEKPYKCDVCGKGFNFKCNLKTHVHIHTGEKPYKCDVCGMGFNFKCNLKTNVLGHKEKKLYKCDVCYKEFSNQSVFKRHIRVHTGERPYKCDVCGKGFSERSSVKRHLSVHTGEKAYKCDVCGKRFSDKSSVRRHLPVHTGEKQHKCDVCDKGFIEKSQAKRHLRVHTEEKP; encoded by the exons AGCTGTTACTTTCATACCCGAGGACCACCCAGAATTCTGGGATTTGGTACAGCAGATGGTAAGGACCAAAACCAAGGAGGAATGTTGGAAGCAGAACCAGGCAGACCTGGCATCAGGGGAAAGCACTTACCCAAGGGAGGCATTCATAGAAGTTACTGGCCAAAAGGAAATAAACATAGAAGTTACTGACCAAAGAGAGACAAGCATTGAAGATACTGCGCCAAGGGAGATAAAAATAGAAGTTACTGACCCACATGAGGCAAGCATAGAAGTTACTGACCCAAATGAGGCAAGCATAGGAGTTACTGACCGAAGGAAGAGAAGCATAGGAATTACTGACCCAATGGAGATAAAAATAGAAGTTACTGACCCAAGGGAGACAAGCATAAACGTTACTGATCCAAGGGAAGCAAACAAAGGAGAAGTTACTGACCAAAAGGAAATAAACATAGAAGTTACGGACCAAAGAGAGACAAGCATAGGAGAAGTTACTGACCCAAGGGAGATAAACATAGAAGTTACTGACCCAAGGGAGCCAAGCATAGGAGAAGTTACTGACCCAGGGGAGGCAAGCATAGTAGAAGATACTGATGCAACGGAGGCAAGCATAGGAGAATTCTCTGAAAATCAAG ATGCCTCACATTTGGCTACACTGGATACAAGATTTAAATCATCTGCCAAAATATCATACGAGCAATTAGAAGAAAAGAGTATCTTTGAGgacaaaacatcaaaatgtgATGTTGGCGAAAAAGAAAGGTACAATGCAGAAAAGCAGAAACGTAGTAGCCGCAATAAAAGAGATGGAGAAAATTATTACCAGTGCGATGTTTGTGGTAAAAGTTTCAACATTAAGTCATTGTTCTTGAGGCATTCCCTGCTGCATAAAAAAGCAAAACCATtcaaatgtgatgtttgtggtaaAGGGTTCAGTGATATGGCATCTGTGAAGAGACACCTTCTTGACCATAAAGGAGAaagaccatacaaatgtgaCATTTGTGGTAAGAGTTTCAGTGACAAGTCTTATGTGAGGAGACACCCTTGTGTTCCTACAGGAGAAAAACCgtacaaatgtgatgtttgtggtaaAGGGTTCAACGGCAAGTGTAACTTGAAGACACATGTTCGTATTCATACAGGAGAaagaccatacaaatgtgaCATTTGTGGTAAGAGGTTCAGCTATAAGTCTTCAGTAAAGAGACACCTCTCTGTTCATACAGGAGAAAAACCgtacaaatgtgatgtttgtggtaaGGGGTTCAACTTCAAGTGTAATTTGAAGACACACGTTCATATCCATACAGGAGAAAAACCgtacaaatgtgatgtttgtggtatGGGGTTCAACTTCAAGTGTAATTTGAAGACAAACGTTCTTGgtcataaagaaaaaaaattgtacaaatgtgatgtttgttaCAAGGAGTTCAGTAACCAGTCTGTTTTTAAGCGACACATTCGTGTTCATACCGGAGAAAGACCgtacaaatgtgatgtttgtggtaaGGGGTTCAGTGAAAGGTCTAGTGTAAAGAGACACCTTTCTGTTCATACAGGAGAAAAAGCAtacaaatgtgatgtttgtggaAAGAGGTTCAGTGACAAGTCTTCTGTGAGAAGACACCTTCCTGTCCATACAGGAGAAAAACAGCacaaatgtgatgtttgtgataAGGGGTTCATTGAGAAGTCTCAAGCAAAGAGACACCTTCGTGTCCATACAGAAGAAAAACCGTaa